One part of the Melospiza melodia melodia isolate bMelMel2 chromosome 3, bMelMel2.pri, whole genome shotgun sequence genome encodes these proteins:
- the MFSD4B gene encoding sodium-dependent glucose transporter 1, protein MSLPSAEPCSPEEPPAEEDAALPPPGSDPGSDPAAAPAAPPAAPAPPPAPPGAVRGAEPPGPLSSGPERPSEPAAGAMAEADRELRVPFIEAEETENEPEAAEAAAGAAGGGWRCGRCPDGAALRWCISGTLCASFLGLGMSIAVLGPTFPTLAANVGKNVSDIYYIFVGRSLGSLGGSVVGGVLLDCMNATLLLAFSMLGTAAGLYVIPWCNQSLILTILMSVIGGSMGILDTGGNVLALYTWGSEAGPHLQALHFSFAAGAFLAPLVAQMDLGSSKSEELSGAEKTKQSVLKSVPTASAASATPALNDHRNESFLWSYIFIGSYILLVSIFFFVLFSKSSSAKDKSKASAHKDKLAKYHWPLVGLLFVFFLFYVGAEVTYGSYVYTHAMVFAEMKESEAAALNSVFWGAFAVCRGAAIFGAAFLSPATMIVLSLVCSAASSTALAFFSHLRAVLWAGSAVYGASMATIFPSGIAWIEQYTVVEGKTASLFVVGAALGEMCIPVAVGYLQGRYHHVPVVMYTAFVTSMVTVLLFPAMYKLANWPQQRDSREVSDRETRKTLLSNARLTEDEEEEEQHVREWNDADFEVVEMNDELKNSLRDMSHRIPGDSPAVQPHLDNALGDPPVVADGSPGRQNGSINWDKSE, encoded by the exons ATGTCGCTCCCCAGCGCCGAGCCCTGCTCCCCGGAGGAGCCCCCGGCGGAGGAGGACGCGGCGCTGCCGCCCCCCGGCTCCGATCCCGGCTCCGATCCCGCCGCTGCTCCCGCTGCTCCTCCCGcggctcccgctcctcctcccgctcctcccGGCGCCGTGCGCGGGGCGGAGccgccggggccgctctcctCGGGCCCGGAGCGGCCCTCGGAGCCGGCGGCCGGAGCCATGGCCGAGGCCGACCGGGAGCTGCGCGTCCCCTTCATCGAGGCGGAGGAGACCGAGAACGAGCCggaggcggcggaggcggcggcgggggcggccgggggcGGGTGGCGCTGCGGACGCTGCCCGGACGGGGCCGCGCTGCGCTGGTGCATCTCCGGGACGCTCTGCGCCTCCTTCCTGGGGCTG GGGATGAGCATCGCCGTGCTGGGTCCCACCTTCCCCACCCTGGCCGCCAATGTCGGCAAGAACGTCAGCGACATCTACTACATCTTCGTGGGCCGGTCCTTGGGCTCCCTGGGCGGGTCGGTGGTCGGCGGGGTGCTCCTCGACTGCATGAACGCCACTCTGCTGCTCG CCTTCTCCATGCTTGGAACAGCAGCTGGTCTTTATGTGATACCCTGGTGTAACCAGTCCCTGATATTGACCATCTTGATGTCAGTTATTGGAGGTTCCATGGGAATTCTGGACACAG GTGGCAATGTACTGGCACTGTACACCTGGGGATCAGAGGCTGGGCCACACTTGCAGGCTTTGCACTTCAGTTTTGCTGCTGGTGCATTTCTGGCTCCTCTGGTGGCTCAAATGGACTTGGGGAGTTCCAAATCTGAGGAACTGTCAGGGGCTGAAAAGACAAAGCAGTCTGTCCTCAAGTCTGTGCCAACAGCATCAGCTGCATCAGCTACACCAGCACTGAACGACCATCGCAACGAGAGCTTTTTGTGGTCCTATATTTTCATAGGTTCCTATATTCTCTTAGTTTccatcttcttttttgttttgttttcaaagagCAGCTCAGCTAAAGACAAATCAAAGGCTTCTGCGCACAAGGACAAGCTTGCCAAATACCACTGGCCCCTCGTCGGTCTGCTGTTCGTGTTCTTCTTGTTCTACGTGGGAGCTGAGGTCACTTACGGCTCCTATGTGTACACTCACGCCATGGTCTTTGCCGAGATGAAGGAAAGCGAGGCAGCCGCCCTCAACTCCGTCTTCTGGGGCGCGTTTGCCGTGTGCCGAGGCGCGGCGATATTTGGCGCCGCGTTCCTGTCCCCTGCCACCATGATCGTGCTGAGCCTCGTGTGCTCGGCCGCCTCCTCCACGGCCCTGGCCTTCTTCTCCCACCTGCGGGCCGTGCTGTGGGCGGGCAGCGCCGTGTACGGAGCGTCCATGGCCACCATCTTCCCCAGCGGCATTGCCTGGATCGAGCAGTACACGGTGGTGGAAGGGAAGACGGCCTCGCTCTTCGTGGTGGGCGCGGCGCTGGGCGAGATGTGCATCCCCGTGGCGGTGGGCTACCTGCAAGGCAGGTACCACCACGTCCCTGTCGTCATGTACACGGCCTTTGTCACCTCCATGGTGACGGTGCTGCTCTTCCCCGCCATGTACAAACTGGCCAACTGGCCCCAGCAGCGTGACTCGCGGGAAGTGAGCGACAGGGAGACCCGGAAAACGCTGCTGTCGAACGCCAGGCTcactgaggatgaggaggaggaggagcagcacgtGAGAGAGTGGAATGATGCAGACTTTGAGGTGGTAGAAATGAATGACGAGCTCAAAAACTCTCTGAGGGACATGTCCCACAGGATACCAGGGGACTCTCCAGCTGTCCAGCCCCATCTGGACAATGCTTTGGGTGATCCTCCAGTGGTTGCTGATGGTTCCCCTGGGAGACAAAATGGGAGTATTAACTGGGACAAGAGTGAATAG